From the genome of Mastacembelus armatus chromosome 21, fMasArm1.2, whole genome shotgun sequence:
TATATAAAGAATAACTAACTTCGACTTGTATTTAATTAACCACTACTACAACaatatgttcgaggggcagacacaatctctatgtggctTGAGGGGGCGACGGCtgtaaggaaactgcagagaggcgttttagactgacaGGCTATTAGTTTGGCTAATAAACCCGGTCAGATTTCTAcagatgagagccgcaccatttgctggacaccacctagacagccagcgacggaacgatgacatgcggctaaacatgtcatcgctggtcagattggggaggggtccagagaaaactacggagtccgacattaatttagcaaagttacacaccgactcaacattaattttagtgacctccgattggcgtaatcgggtgtcattgctgccgtCGTGAATAACaatatttccatatttacgattagccttagccagcagcttcagatttgactcgatgtcgcccgctctggccccaggaaacatttgactatggtcgctggtgtctctattttcacgttcctgactatggaatcgccaattatcagagtcggtttctcagcgggtgtgtcgctgagcggggaaaatctattagaaacgtgaacaggcaggtgatgagccgtgggcttctgcttaggagtacgtttccgtcggaccgtcacccgatcagctaacggggctaggctatctggcttttgttcaaaggtgcagagccgcgcttccaaatcagcacgacacgcttgcaagaggaagtgattcacttacccggaaacagacATTTGTCCCTTTGCTTCAGTTCCGCAGCCTGatgaactgtggcctttctgtcaggtaatctgtgatccaggaagaAAAGGAGGGGCCAGCCCCatccctttgagcttgtctctgaggatgattggtCGATGatattgaatgcacttgaaacACCAAGAACATAACCTTCATACAACTttgaggttcttccagatgagtAAAGGCACAGAGACAAcagaggacagcatcatccatACCAATGTGTTCTTCATACACAAACTGCAGGGGATCTGTGGTGTGTTTAACTTTGGGTCTAAGTAGTAGTTTTACTTGGtcaaaaaacaatgcagacaaCCTTAGCAATCAACAGAAATAATATCAAACAGGACACAGGCCAGTAACAACCAGGTAGGCATGTGTTACAGTCAGTAATATATGCAAGTATGGATGAGTGAAACAGTTTATCTTTAGAGTACAAGACAATTGTTATATCTCTTCTTGTCTTCTTACATTTCCATTGTGCAGAATTTCACCAAAGCAGGTGAGCAGGAAGCAGCACGCTGTGACACCCAAGCTCAGTTGATAGCAAGAGGCTGCATGATGGAAGAAATCATCTCCCCTCACAACCAACTAATTATAGACAAGAAAGAGCCTCTGTCCAGTTCATTTCGTATGCAGGAGCCTGTCCAACTGAGTCCACAGAAGATTAGAGTGAAACTGCGACCCGGTTTGTGAAATCAGTTTTATAATGACCAATGCAGTTTTTGGGTTCCAGATCAGAGTGAAACTAGAGTCCTGTGTAATGTGGGGTCATTATTTGGGCAGAACTGAACTGGGGCAAAAACACATAATCTTTTAATATTTCTCACTATCATATCTCACCACATTTGATTTGAGAATTGTTTAAACCTGCTGTCACtcaactttaaaatatttttgcatattgtTTTAGCCATAAATGTGcaatatatgtaatatttttcttttcttttctcattagtttttttttctcttgtgtttttacAGGGCTTCCTACGACATTCACGGTTTCTTTTAAAAGAGTTCAGGGTTATCCAGTTGATCTCTACTATCTGATGGACCTGTCTTACTCTATGAAAGATGACTTGAACAATGTCAAAGAACTGGGGAAAAGTCTTTTTGCAGCtctgaaaaaaatcacagatcaTGCTCAAATAGGTAATAAAACTGCAATGTTAATTTGACagttaaaaactgtaaaatactgtACTACTTTTATTACTTGGCACTTAAGACTACTACACAACTTGCAAGCatcctttaaacacacacacacacatatatatatatatatatatatatatatatatatatatatatatatatatatatatatatatatatatatatatatacatatacatatatggtGGGAAAAAttgttggcccccttcctgatttcttattttttgcatgtttatcacactttgtttcagatcatcaaacaaatttaaatattagtccaagataacacaagtaaacacatcatgcagtttttaaattaaggtttttattattaagagaaaacaaaatccaaaactacactttttcacactatatatatatatatatatatatgtatatatatatatatatatatatataaatttcaCATTCCTAGTGGACACGCAGTCTGTATTCTAAGTGttgccttttatttattatgtccTAGTGGTCTGAAATGCCTGCATCAAAAACTTAGGAGCTAATAGCCTTTTTATAACCACAGGGTTTGGTGCCTTTGTTGATAAGACAGTCCTTCCTTACACTAACACCAACAAGGAGAAACTGCAGAAGCCCTGTGATGAAAATGATCAGCAGTGCGAGGCTGCCTTTGGCTACAGGCATGTGCTCAGTATGACACAAAGAGAGGATGAGTTCAATACAAAAGTGAAAGAGCAATTCATTTCAGGGAACTTGGACTCTCCTGAGGGGAGTCTTGATGCCATGATGCAGGCCGCTGTGTGTGTGGTAAGGACCCAACCAAAGAGATCACTATGTATTGTcataagtttatttttaatattaaaactagaaaacattatgttttaagTATATGTACTTAGAAGAtcatttttagtcattttttttaatgttttttgaaCTTGCTCTAGTTTCCCTAAAAGTATGTAGGATGGCTCAGTGGTTCCTAAACTAGCTGGTAGGAATCAGAAATGgctaaatatataaataatgtattgtattacactgctgtttttcaggAGCATCTCAAAACATTAGGCTTTAACAGTATGAAGCCACCACTTGCAGACTTTATGTCCTGAATATAAAGAGTAGACAATTGATTTCTTTAGGAGAAAGTTAACCTGGAGTGCACAACAGCATTTGTACCTTAAAATGCTGccaaatgtaaaaaacataaCTATTGTTGATGAAGCAAAGCAACAACCAAAAAATTAAAGGCTATTTTTCTGGTAAACACTATCACAAGGTCCATTAGTGACATTTCAAAAATATAGAACAGCTTAATGTAAAAATCTAAGACAGTCATTTTACTCTGCAGGTGGATGAAACATGACTGATAGTCTGTTAATCTGTGACTGTTAATCTACATAACCCATATTATGCCTTGATGCAGAGGATTTGGTGATTTCTGTATGTGTGCTAGTGTCAGAGTGCTAAGAAGGAACATGATTTCAGTCATAACGGTATACAGTTGTCTCTGAATCAGAAGAAAAGTAAATTACAAGATGTCTGGGGCAGCATTACAGGAATGTAACAATACATCCACAGCAACTTGCTGCAACCTTGGAAAGCCTGAATAAGTGATACATAATGTTTAATTGAttcaaatacaatttaaaactatatgatatttttatacagtattttgtgtaTAATAAGCTGTACAACATACTTGGTCTGTAAACCACTAACAGGACTATGCATCCATACCTTTAAAAGTGTTTAATAGTCTTCTAAACACAGCTCATCAATACTCATACAGTCTGTAGGTCATTTGCAGAGCAATTAGCCACAGCTAGCGTTTCTCTACCTGTGCACAGGCAGTCAAAAACTCCACATTGCATACTTTCTCATTTTGTTATTTGAAATAAGAAATTTGCAGACACGTAGtattttgtctttcttgttATTACCTCATCTGCAAGAGGACATTGTAAACGAacaagagcaagaaaaaaaagatatgagCAAGCTATGGGGATAGATGTCAAGTTGCCCAGAATGTATAATCCTCAGTAGTTGTTTGTAATGACTACCCTAGATCGCTATATCTTTACTTTACTTCTGACTCACGTTAGctgcaaatattttctgtaaaacAAGTTATTAagatatatagatatttatatattttttagctAGGAATCAAAACTGTTCCATTTAACTGGGTCTTAGAAGTTCTCTTGCTTAAAGACGTTTTCTCTTTAGGACAAAATAGGTTGGAGGAACAGCAGCACTCGACTGATTGTACTAACCACTGATGCTGGATTCCACATGGCTGGGGATGGAAAATTGGCTGGTATATTGGAACCCAATGATGAACTGTGCCATATGGAAAATAACCTTTACATCAAGAGTAGTGAGATGGTTTGTATCAAATTACATCAGGAACGCAACAGTTAAATGAGTGCAGTGCCACATTACTATAACTGCTGGGGAAATTAGAAAAATAAGACCCAGGCTGGAATTAACTGCAACTACCCATTATGACTTATCAACATTTGAGATTGGGGTCCGTCAGTGCTGGTGAGTACATGGGGTGATGAGgtctctccaaaaaaaaaaaaaaaaaaagctcattgTTTCTGTAGCAATGAGGTTCTTAAGGGGTGACTTGCTAGCCTGATGCCCAACCCGTTCTTGTAGCACCTGGTATTTTCCAATTACTAAACCAGGCCTGACCCTTATTGGCTCCTTAGGGCAGACAAAAGCAGGCTTGACCAGGTGGTGCTAACAGCAAAGGGTCAGCTAGCACCATACAGATTTCAAAGTGTATTCTTGAAAAACACAGTTCCTAAGTTTtgtttagtggttagcattTAAAACGATGATTTAGGGaaacacaatttcacattttgcCTTTCACTGTTTGTAGGACTACCCATCTGTTGGACAACTAGCTATGCagttggaaaaaaacaatattcagCCAATATTTGCAGTGACAAAAAATGTGGTGGAAGTGTACAAGGTAAAGAGAATTTactttgcatttcttttctttctttcttttttatcaaGACATTACTGTAActgattttctttgtattttgacTTCACAGCAACTCTCTAAAATGATTCCAAAATCAGAGGTGGGAGTTCTGTCATCAAATTCTGACAATGTTGTTCAGCTAATTGAAAGTGCATATAATGTAAGTTGTGTACTTGTCATTGACAAAACTCTTTTTGTATGGTCATGCATTTTTGAAGCCATTCTTTTTTTACCAATGTATATCCCACAATGCACGACAGAGGTTGTCTTCCAAAGTAACTGTGACCCATGACAATCTCCCTGATAATGTAAGAGTAGTCTACACCCCAATATGTGATCATGCAGCACCAGCAAAGGAAACTGAAGGGGTTTGTGACAACGTCCATGTGGGACAGGAGGTCAGTGCTTTATTGAGTTTTTAAACTCCTCATCACCACTTTGTATATTGAATTGTCAATTGAATGAAGAGACCAGAAAAATTGCAAGCAGCTTGGAGAGATAGGATGGTTTTGAATCCTGTAATTTTCCCCTATGCATCCTGTTTGAAATAAGACTGTTTAAGTataaaataagtaataataataaaataataaaatttaaaaaaaaaaaaaagctaatttaaAACAATGGAGCACAATGCCAGACCATAAAGATTACAAATAATTACAATGCTTGAGTAAAAGAAGGCCATAGCTCTGTAAATAGCAATGTTGGAATTGAATATAACACATGAAGGCTTTCCTAGTATATGTAAGTACTTAGGCCAATAGTGGGCTACTGTAGCATAAATATTTATCGATATAGTTGTAGAATTGTGCACTGTGCACTAGCGAATTCAAGCAGAAATGTGTAAATCTGTACTGAGATCTGTGCTCAgatttgtaaatgtgtacagAAATCTGTAAAAGCTTCTGCAGATTTGCAGGTTGAGCATGCATACACAGTAAATTGAGACAAAAGCACACAATTCTCCACGTGTACAGATTGAGGCACAAGTCCACAGTGTCCATGTGTTTACATTAATTGTGATAGGATAACAGCCCCATAGAGCTACAgtatacaaacaaaattttgatgatttctagagatgaggtTGGAAATATATAGAGTACGAATATGATACAGCATCGTCTTATAATTTAGTAGTATGCTACTCAGAGGAGGGGTTTCAACAAGTATTTTGATTTTAACTGGTCTGAGGAACCAGGGGAAAGAACCATGCATTCTTTTAGGTTTTGCCATATTTCAGAGATACAGTGTCCAAGACATTGAGTTGATTAGGACATCTGGAGAGGATTTGGCCATTTCAAATGGAATCAGCACAAAGCGAAGTAGTTCACATAATAATGACATTGTTGTAGGGCCAAAATTGCATGTTGTataattgttgttgtttttgttgactaaATTTAATACAGAATTTATTAAGGAAAAGGTCAGACACAGACTTGGCAGGGGGATTAAATAATAATTGTCATATTTCTAAATAAGGTGTTATGAATGATAATTTTGAGTATTTCTATAGTgcatattaaaatttaaaaattaaaccaCACTCCTTACAGATTAACCTACAGTTTTTATGTGGATTCAGGTCTCAGATCTGGCTAGGCCATGTCTTCTTTTGGCgaagccttttttttaaaatatagatCTATCTGTatgtgtctatctatctatggtTCATTGTTGTGGTGAAAGGTAAAAGTTCTCTTTCATCTTCATCTTAATCATCAGCCCTCAGGTATGATGCTAGTCAGCTGCACCACCATGTATGGGTATGCATGGTGTTCttattgatgattattttgGCTGTATTATTTTtgcaaaaagagagagagaaaccttAGGTAGTAATTCAGTTCAAATTCTTGGCAATAAAACTTGATTCACAGCTCCAGGAACAGCTGAAATTTATTTGGTCACTTTAATTGATGGCAGGTGTATATTAACTACTATTTTGGATGATTTCTTTTTATAattgtaacatttttaaattgtgaatgtaaaatattaatatcCACTGAATATCCATTTCTAACTACCCTCTTCAGATATTTTTTAATGTCACCGTGACAGCACACTTGTGTATGGAGGAGAAGTCTTTTACAATCAGACCTCTTGGAATTAAAGACACATTGACAGTGACCTTATCTACAAACTGTGAATGTCAATGTAAAGACCCCAGTGACAATAACCACGCACACTGTAACAAAAAGGGAAGAGTGAGCTGTGGTATTTGCAGGTAAGTTACTTacacaatgaaaatgtcagtaaattGGCATGTAATATTATTACATGaaatacaatacagtatgtgttgcgTTCATTTGCTGAACATTAAACTTAAAGTCTAGGAAGTATGAAAAAGCCAACTGTGCAGGCACGAGATCTCTGCTACTACTCTAGTATCTTCTAGCATTGTGTAGCgcagtgtaaacagagcagagatcaCATGCACAGTTCTTCCTTACTTTGGATATTGTGATCACCATTCTTAGCATCTGGAGCTCTTGAAATAAGAAATACTTATTTTGTtatgaagaaacatgtcacccagtgccACAGTGGTGGCCCATGGTGTGTTTCCTCAGTCTGGCACAgactaataaataaaaccagcaCCTAAATTTACAGCTATTAAAATTAGTTCATAAAATTATTTCCATTCATCCAAACCAGGTGCTCACCTGAGCCATAGACCAACCCATAGCATTTCCCCCAGCTCTACTaacaattcagttcaattcaatttatttgtataacgccaaatcacaatacaaatcatctcaaggcactttagaaaagcaaaaaacccaataaatcccttatgagcatgcacttggcgacagtggagaggaaaaactccctttaacaggcagcagcagaaccaggctcagtttgggtggccatctgcctcgaccagttggggtgagtggatagaggagagagaaaagaacagcaacaataaacaacaaatagacactgcagattggtgggaccagtaactgcacatcagcaatatacagctccaggactggagacacctgcagaaggtacagcgagagagggagagagcaccaggttagtgacattcagtggtggaatatacatgtgagggggaggagaggaagagaggggaagggaagggagggcaggggtaggggagctcagtgcaccgatgcagggttacctgaagccagccctaactatacgctttgttaaagaggaaggttttaagtctagccttaaaagtacagagagtgtctgcctcctgaacccaggctgggagctggttccacaggagaggagcttgatagctaaaggctctgcctcccagtctgcttttggaaactctgggaaccacaagtagacctgcactctgagagcgaagtggtctattgggataatatggtactatgagatctttgaggtatgaaggcgcttgatcatgaagggatttgtatgtgagaagaaggattttaaattctattctgtatttaacagggagccaatgaagagaagctaatataggagaaatatgatccctcttgctagttcctgtcaggactctggctgcagcattctggattaactggaggctctttatggagatattgggacatccagatagtaatgagttacagtaatctagccttgaggtaacaaatgcatggactagtttttctgcatcattttgagacaggatgttcctaattttgcgcaatgttgcgcaggtgaaagaaggcagttctagagatttgttttatgtgtgagttaaaggacatgtcctggtcaaaaataacttcaagGTTTTTCATAGTAGACCAGGGCTatggaggccagggctatgccatctaaagtagctataattttagaaaagttatttctgaggtttttatgCCCAAATACAAtaccttctgttttctctgaatttaaaagtagaaagttactggtcatccaggcctttatgtcagtttaTGTCAGACACGCTTGAAATCTGGTTAACTgctttgtgttaacaggtttaatagatagatacagctgagtgtcatctgcatagcagtggtaattaatagagtgcttcctaatgacatagcctaagCAGGTACAcggtgaacagaatcggtcctagcacagagacttgtggaactccataaataacttttgtgcatgtggaaggttcattatggacatgaacaaactggaatctgtccgataaaaAGGATTGGaagcattttaatgctgttcctctgatagcagtcacatgctccagtctctgtaataagatgttgtggtcaatagtgtcgaatgcagcgctaaggtctaggaggacaagtatagaaacaagtccattatctgaggctaagagaagattgttggtgacttttagcagtgctgtttctgtactatgatgtgctctaaatcctgattgaaaatcttcaaatagtttcAAACAGATAGctactattttttttataggGTTAATCAAACTTTGCAAAGGTTCAAATAATCTGTAATAAATTGTGGGCACAGGTAGATcaatataaatacatgaaaGACTTAGTCTTATGTTAAATGTTGTTAGAGCAGCATAGTGTGACATGGAAAGCATAAGCAGATGAAGCTGTGTATAAAGGTAACAGCGCATCATTTGTTTAATCTATGACAAATCAACATACAGAAGCAACAGTCTTTGACTCTAACCTCTTCTTATTCAGCTGCCATGATGGGTTTGTCGGTCAGTTCTGCAACTGCTCTATAGGTGATAAAGATGAACGCTCCCTGCGAGCATCCTGTCAGAGGCAGAATGGCACCGAGTGTGAGGGGCGAGGAGACTGTGTGTGCGGCAGGTGTCAGTGTCATTCCACAGAGAATGGAAACTTTTACCACGGTGCCTTCTGTGAGTGTGATGATGAACACTGCGAAAAGTTCCAGAATCAACTGTGTGGAGGTAGAGTTTCAGACATTTTCTAATTATCTATgtaaactttttctttttatataatGGTTCAACACATACAAGTATTTCtctgtagaaaaaaatattaaatacattaaaatctCATTAAAATATCTGGGAATGCAtatactttttatgtttttcatattaAGCCATTGTTTGTTGTCTGGGTTGAATGCCGATGCAGGGGtaaacactgttgcctcacaaggAGGTTCCAGGTTTAAATCCAGTTTAAAACTGGGGCCTTTCTTTatggtgtttgcatgttctcccatgCCTGTATGGATTTTATATGGTCACTCTCTttcttccacagtccaaagacatgcagtttggggttaggttaattgcTCGTAGGAGTGAGTAGGTGTAAGTCTATATGTGTGcaatagactggtgatctgtccagggtgtaccaaATTGGATTGTGTA
Proteins encoded in this window:
- the itgb2 gene encoding integrin beta-2 yields the protein MDQCWLFLLLLLMGKNGFCQHVEVCSKSVINSCDDCIKSGPYCVWCQQLNFTKAGEQEAARCDTQAQLIARGCMMEEIISPHNQLIIDKKEPLSSSFRMQEPVQLSPQKIRVKLRPGLPTTFTVSFKRVQGYPVDLYYLMDLSYSMKDDLNNVKELGKSLFAALKKITDHAQIGFGAFVDKTVLPYTNTNKEKLQKPCDENDQQCEAAFGYRHVLSMTQREDEFNTKVKEQFISGNLDSPEGSLDAMMQAAVCVDKIGWRNSSTRLIVLTTDAGFHMAGDGKLAGILEPNDELCHMENNLYIKSSEMDYPSVGQLAMQLEKNNIQPIFAVTKNVVEVYKQLSKMIPKSEVGVLSSNSDNVVQLIESAYNRLSSKVTVTHDNLPDNVRVVYTPICDHAAPAKETEGVCDNVHVGQEIFFNVTVTAHLCMEEKSFTIRPLGIKDTLTVTLSTNCECQCKDPSDNNHAHCNKKGRVSCGICSCHDGFVGQFCNCSIGDKDERSLRASCQRQNGTECEGRGDCVCGRCQCHSTENGNFYHGAFCECDDEHCEKFQNQLCGGNGKCNCGKCKCKEGYEGSACQCMVSEEGCRTSNNTVCNGRGTCKCNRCECKEEYQRPYCQFCLGCPDPCQTKLNCIECLGFESGPLKKNCSIACSNSIYHEVVDQLTISGKECQQKDSEGCWINFKLDQLIGEDNYMAQILKQRVCPEPPSVTAIIGGSIASVALIGILLLMLIKLVIYMRDLKEFRKFENEKKKSKWAEADNPLFRNATTSVANPTFTGE